AAAGACCCATTAAACTTTTCAAGCGTCTTCTTTGAGAACTTATAATCAGTTTTAAAGCTCGTCATATCAACAACTGTTTTTTCTTTTGATTTCTCAAAGTTTCTAAGGGCCTTTTCAAAAGCAGAGACCTTCTCCACTGGCTTAGGCTCTGGCTTCTTTGGTTGAGGCTTTGGTTTTCTGATAATTTTAATGCTTTTAATATCAACTGTTTTAACCGGCTCAGGCTTTTTCTCTTCGACCTTTTTTACCTTCTTAACTGGCTCAGGCTTCTTTTGTTCAACAAGAGTTATTCCCTGATCATCAAATTCTTTTAAAGCACCAAACCAAAAGACCTTAAGCTCACCCTTTGAAGTAAGGGCCGTCTTAATAATCCTCTTACTCTTATCATCAATCTCTTCCATGTCTTTGGCCATTTCTTCATAGCGAGTGAAACAGGCTTGCCCCTTCCCACTGCGATTAAGAATTTTAAAGGCTGATGACTTAAGAATCTCATTTCGAATCTCTTTAATCTGTGCAGCTGCCATGTATTCATCATTTTCACTACAAAGACTTTGAATTTCATTTTTGGCAAATTGACATGCTTTTATAAGATGACTCTTCTCATCTCCACCGAAATCTAATCTAAGAATCTTTACAAGATCAGGATGGTAAGTTTCAAGACTAAATCTTCGATCAGTCTTAAGCTTGATTGGATATTTCCCCCAGTCTACGATATCTGGAAAGAAGTCTGAAACACGCCCAATAAAGAGCTTCATATCTTTTGACTTAGGCTTACACTGCTTAAAAATTGTTTCGTAATCAATCTGGCAGCTCTTCTCATCACCATATTGATATAGGGCGATACTTGTTTGTCGATAAAACTCGTAAAGACTAGCAATTGAAGTTAAGCGAATTAAGTAGCGCATATAGGCCAAATTCTCTTTAAGTTCATACTTAGAGCAAGAGAAGTTTGGATAGATATAGCGATTAAAGTCTTGTGAGAGATCCGTTAATTCTGGAACGAGAAGTACATCAAAGTAATTACGTCCAGTGTATTCATCATAGAACTCTTGTTTTTCATTTTGATGATCGATAATCAATCTTGGATCAAGTGGCCCATCATAATGCTCAAAGTCCCACTCACCTTTAACTCCATCTTCCTGTACAAGTGAAAGCGCACTTGTGGGATGAAGAATAAGGATGAGTAAAAATAGTTGTAAGTATTTAAAAATAAACATCCTCTTTATTGTACCCAAAGAAGACTGATGGCCGGCACATAGGTAATAATGGCCAAACAAATTAGTAGAATAAAGAGAAACGGCAAGGCCGAGCGATATAGTTCAGTAATTGGTCTCTTAAAGCGAATGGAGCTAATAAAGAGATTAATTCCCACTGGAGGCGTTATATAACCGATTTCTAAATTAGTGAGAAAGACAATGGCCAAATGAATTGGATGTATATCAAATTGCTGGGCCAATGGAAGAATTAGTGGAACAACCACAATTATCGCACTAAAAATATCCATTAAACTTCCTACAATAAGTAAGAAAACGTTCAAGAATAAAAGAAAGGCGTATTTATTAGTTAGAACTCCACTAAAGGCCGTAAATAATTGATTTGGAACTTCTTCATCAACGAGAAAGTTTGTTAGTCCAAGAGCGCAACAAAGAATAATAAGAATGGCCCCAACCATAGTCATGGAGTCTTTGATAATCCCAGGAACATCCTTAGTAAGACTTAAATCCTTATAAACAAAGCATTCAATGATTAGAATGTAGAAGGCCGTAAATGCAGCAGCTTCTGTTACAGTAACAAAGCCACCATAAATTCCCACAAGAACAGCAATAGGTAGTAACAACTCAAAGAAGGCCCCTTTAAAACTTGCAATGGCCTCACTTAACTCAAACTTACCTCTTTCATTATTTTTCCCAGACTTAAGAATTGAATAAATGGCAAGGCCCACAATCAATAGGACACCTGGAACAATTCCCGCTTTAAAGAGTTGATCAATATCAACACCAGCAACAATTCCGTAGAGAATAATTGGCAGTGAAGGAGGAAAGAGTAAACCAAGAGAGCCTGAAGTCGTAATAAAGCCCATTGTGAACTTGTCACTATGTCCACGGCCCATAAGAATTGGATAGATTAGGCCACCAAGAGCAACGATCGTTACACCACTAGCTCCAGTAAATGCAGTAAAGAAGGCACAAAGACAAAGGCCAACAATGGCAACTCCACCAGGCATCCAAGAAAGCATGGCATTGGTAAAGCGAAATAATCTCTTTGGTGCATTTGATTCTGCAAGTAAGTATCCTGCAAATGTAAATAATGGAATTGTTAAAATAGTTGGAGCAGAAGCAAGTCGATAGATCTCAACAGAAACTGCCGATGGATCAATCCCATTATGAAAGAAGGCCGCTAAGGCGACACATCCTAAGACGATAAAAAGAGGCACACCAATTAGCGCCAAAATTAATGCGGCAATACTAATTGTTATTAAGCTCATGCTCTTCTTCCCTAAAGTCTAAGAATGCTAGAAGTGAGCGCCAAAAGATTAGCGCAAACCCTGCTGGAATAATACCTACTAAAACAGATGTATGAACTCCCAGTGATGAAAGGCGTCCATATTCTTTTTCAACATTATAAAATTGTACACCTGAAGCAAAAAGCCAAGTGGCCCCAACAATTGTACAAAGACTGATAAATTTATTTAAAACAAAGAGTGATTTTTTATATCCTGAGTTTTCTAAGAACTTAGGAAGAATCTCAATAGCGATATGGCGAGACTTTCCACTTGCCATTGCAGCACCAAAGAATGCCAAGACAAAAACGAGGTGTCGAACTAATGGATCAATCCAAGAAAAAGAAAGATTGAACCATCTCAAAATAATTGAGGCGACACTAAAGCCTAAGATTGTTACGACGACAATAACAAGGCCAGTACTGATAAAATCATCGGTGAGTTTTTCGACTTTTCTAATCACAACTTAATTCTTCTTTTTACTCTTTTCTAAACTCTTTTCTAGCAGCTCATAGGCCTTTGCAGAAAACAGCTTTCCTTTTAATTTCTTAATTGTAGCTTCTCTAACCTTTACAGCTAGATCAATATCCTTATCACTTAGCTTAACAAATTCAACACCAGACTGCTTCATAAGATCAAGTGAGTCCTGATTATCTTTTTCATTTGTTGCTTTAACTTGATCGATATATCTCTTTGAAACTTCCTTCACAATCTTTTGATTCTCAGGAGAAATTCTTTTAAATGCTTTGTTACTAATTAAAAAAGCCCCCACAGAAGTTGAAAGAGGAAAATCAATTAAATACTGAACCTTTGTATTCCACTGCATCGAAAGAATCGCTAGAGGTGGAGCATAAGCCGCTTCTATGATTCCAGTTGAAAGTGAAGATAATACATCAGGAAGAGGAAGTGGTACTGAAACTAATTTCATTTCTTCTAAGATCGTTTCAACAAGAGGATCTCCTTCCCAAGACCAAATCTTTACTCCTTGAAGATTATCAAGAGAAGCAATTTTATTTTTAGAAACAAAGTACACCATACCGATATCGAAGAAACCTAGGTTAACAAAGTTCTTAGCTTCAACACTTTTATTTAGATATGGAGTTAAGTCATCAATTGCTTTTAATACGCGGTCTCTATCGTGATAGAAAGTAAATGGTAATTCTAAGACACGGATATCACCGTTAATATCCCCTAGAGTCTTTGCAGTAAAAACTCCACCATGTAATTGTCCAACGCGAATCTTTCTTAAAACATCTGGTTCATCACCTTGAGAACCACCAAAGTAGAATTTAACTTTTACCTTTCCACCAGTTTCTTTCTTAATTGCCTTGGCCATCTTTTTAAGATTCTTGGCCCAATTAGTTCCCTCAGGTGTTAAGACACCAACTTTTAGAGTTAGTGCATAAAGGTTAAATGTAACAAGTAGTGTAAGTGCAATTTTTAAAATATTTTTCATATGATCTTACCTATTAAAAAATTTCTTTTTCTAAACTTTCAATAATCTCAAGTCTTTTATTAGCGATGAGATTAAATAGATTATTATAATTAATTTCAGGAGCTTCTAGTTTTCCACCGCTCCAATACTTTGATTCTAAATTTTCACGTGTATATTTTTCTATTTCTAATTTCTGATTGAGATAAACATTCTTCTCATACATAGGAACTGCATAGAATTGAATAAATGCTAAACGTACCATCATATTATCTGGCCACTTTGCAATTGCTTTCTCAAATAAGGCCTTCCCTTCCATTGGATTACCACCAAGTCCACGTGGCCTAGATGCAACATAAGAAGCTGAAAAGATATCACAAGCACCGTAACCAAGTTTTGGATTCTTCTCACAAGACCAGTCATACATCACCTTGGCCAGTGGAAGATAAGCAACAGTTCTCATATTATCTCTTTGAAGATTAATAATTGAGGCCAAGGCCTGAGCTGTGTAGAAGACACCTTCAACATCAGAAGCACTATCACTTAATTTATCTTCAAGTAATTTATAAAATTCATCAGGGCTTGAGATATATTTTGTGAAGTCAAAGTTTTCAAAATCTCTTTCTTTAAAAAATAGAGCTGAATAACTAAGGGCACGAGTATAATTTGATAGCGCACGAGAACGATGAACAGAATTCATCTTTTCTTGTAGCTGATCTTTAAGATAGTATGTTTCATCAATAGCAAAGGCCTTGCCAGTGTAGCCTTTAATCAGAGTAACAATGAAGTCGACATTTGAGCGATCTGTAGCATAGAGCGTTTCTAGAACTTTGATATTTCCACTGATTGTTTCTTCAAACAAATTCCAGTCATTTTCCACTAAAACAGCATCTGAAGATTCAAAAATCATCTCCCCCATTTGCGAAGTCGCTGCCTTCTTAATAGTTGAACAAGAAACTACAGTAAAAAGTAGAATTAGCAATGCCAATTTTTCTTTGCACATTTTTGGCCATCCTTATAAAAACTATAGTAGTAATTTGCCTTATATAATTAGTAATTACAAGCAGTTATTACCTTTTTCTTGACGCTCGAGTCATCCACTACTGGCCGTATTGCACCATTTGTAAGCCCATGATATGATTAGAAAATATCATTCGGACTAAATGTTTTTTGCAGTTATTCCGAGTATATATTTAAGGATTTAAACTTTGTCACGGAGTGACCATTGAGAGTAGTTTTTCTACGAGTAGATGAACTACTTACCTAATCCGATTCTGAGTTAGTGAGCTTTTTCTCTCCACTTAGGTATCGATTAAGGTAAGTATTTTGAAAACCTTTTTCGGTAACTATTAACAAGGAGATGGAGATGTCATCACAAGGAACATCTAACGAAAAATTGACGCCAAACCTAAACCCAACTGGTCTAAACAGACTAAGAACTATTCGTAAGTCTGCTAGTCTAAAGCCTAGAAAGTCTCTTTTAAGAGTAAAGAGTCTTAGACCTACACGTGCTGTTTTAGGTGGAAGCAAGAAAACTGAAGAATCAGAAGGATAGAAAGTCTATCTCTTCTTTGATTTAGGTGAAATAAGTTGCTTGTCGTAAGTAGATTTCAAGCTACGCAAAGACTCGTCGCGAATTTCATCCAGTTTCTTAAGTCTTTGGTCGTGAAGAAAGTTGAGGTAGTTCTTCTTTGCAATAAAGAGGTTGTTTAAGTAGGTAACCTGAAATGCTCTCAACTCGCGGAAGCACAAGTCCTTTTCCACTCTGGTAAGCTTCCTACGACTTTCTTCAAGATCTTTTTGCGTTAGAACAAACGTTGAAAAATCCCCAGTACAAACACCTTTTTTAAGCTCAATGTAGCGATCGATTTCTTTTCTCAATTCCTGCGTCTTAGTTACGTAATCATCTGGTGGAAAACTTTTAACCTTTTCCAACTTATCATACATCTCTTTACTAACCTCTTTGTCAGTCTTTGCTTGAGGCTGAGCAACGGCCATCTTTGAAATGAGAATGAATGTTAAAGCGTAAGTTATATACTTCAAGCTAATGCCTTTTTAATTTTTTCCAAAAAATAATTACTATCTTTATTATGCGCAAAGACAAAGGTTATGGCCATTTTTTTAAACTTAGATTGTTGGCCACTCGTTAATTCTATGCTTCCTTTAGAGACACCAAATTTCTTAGCAACTAATTTCATAATTCCTGCATTGGCCTTACCATCTTCAGGTGGCGACTGAGTGCTAACGATGAGATGTCCAGTATCAGCAATAGCGAGCTTTTCTACTTTTGCTCCAGGCTTGGCCCAAATGTCGATCTCAATAATGAGATCAACTGCATCGCGCAATACCTGATGATGAATTCCTAACTGTGTTAGATAGTCACTTATTGAAATACTTCTCTCCACTTAGAGCTGTCATAGCCTAGATCAGACAGAAAGCTTTTCATTTCATCAATAAAATCAGAAAGTGGAAATCCCACAACGTTAGAATATGAGCCACTTAAGTTTTCCACAAATAAAAGACCCTGGCCTTGAATTCCATAGGCACCGGCCTTATCCATCGCCTCTTCACCTTCCAGATAGAGGTCTAAAATTTCAGGAGAAATATCTGTAAACTTCACTTCAGATACTTTTGAAAAAGTTCTCTCTTTACCACCGCATGCCATATAAACGGCCGTGTATACTTCGTGCTCTTTACCGGAAAGCTCATTTAACATGGCCCTTGCATCGGCCTTATCTTTTGGCTTTCCTAAAACCTTATCCCCAATTGCAACCAAAGTATCAGAGGCCACAATATAGTGGTTTGGAGTCGAGTCTTTCGTAAGAGAAACGATATCTCTTCCTTTAAGCTCGGCCAGCTCTTCAACGATTTCTCTAGGATGTTGTCTCGTAGTAATTTCTTCGACGTCAGAAGGTTTTATTTCAATTGGTACTTTCATCCAAGATAGAAGTTCCTTTCTGCGAGGACTCCCTGATGCCAGGATAAATTTTAGTGTTGATGCCATTTAGTTTTTTCCATAAATCAAGTTTTTCAGAATTAAGCTCTGGAAAATAACTTCGAGAGTTCTCCATTGCTCCTGCTCTATAATAACTTTCCTGTGCCTTAGTGTAAAAGTCTTTCCTAAGGACATCTTTATCTCGTCGGCCAACTCGTGCAAGAACTTGCTTTCGATAGCGATCAGCAATGGCCAAGTTTGTGGTTTCAATTTGTCTTGAATGTTTCCAGAGAAACTTTATACGATTATCAAGTTCACCCTCTTCCCACAGTCTCATGCCGTAGGCCCTTGCATAACCAACTTCATCTAATTTCTCAAATAGAACTTGTCCGTATCTCTCTAAGAAGATCTCTCGAGTATAGTAAATACCATTAATTCTCTTCGTCATTAATTCATTTTGTAAGAGAACATCATTTGGTTCCACAATAAAGTAGTTTCGATTTATAAAAGAAAAACGATACCACGTCCCTTTACTTAATTGCTCAAATTCTTCGTTTGCATATCCTCTTAAGTTAACTTTTGGATTTGTCTCATTCTTATAAGAATAACCTAATTGCTCTTCATCTCGAAACTTAAGATAGCTATCATTACCAATTGAGACATAGGTTTCAAAAGAAGGAGAATATGCTTCAAATGAAAAGAGAGGCGATTGAATAAAGAATCGACTCTTTCTCATTACCTTCTTATTATTTTTTTTAATTAAATCATTTATAAATTTTGTACGAGATCGATAACGAATATCATCTTCAAATAGGTACTCATTTAGAGATACATTCTTATCAAAAACAATTGGATTTGTTCGATTGATTGGAAGAGGATGAAAGACAGCATCAGTGTCTCTCTTTTTACTCATTTTCAATTCTTCTTCTGAGCGTGAGATTAAAAGCATATTTCCAACATTTGCTCTTAGGTAAAAGAAGACCTCTTTTTCTAAGACATTAATTTCTTTAAAAGAAACCGAGCTCTCTGGCGCCATACGAATCAGGGTTCCATCAAAGAGCATTAACCAAAGATAACTATCCACACCAGTTTCAATATCATCGTTTTCTTTAATGAGTGAGCGGTAACCAACTTTATTCTCACCGAGATCGCGAAATAATGTACATTGGCCTACACATTTAATAACTCTTCCCATCTCTTCTCTTAGACCAGACATCTTGGCCAGATCACGCCAAAGAGGATAGCTTTCTTTAAAGCGTAAATCTTCCTTCCAGCTTTCATAACTGAGCCAGTCTTTGGCCTCTAACTTATCCCATTTAATTAGAGATTTTCGATCATCCTTAAACTTAAGTTCAGGGTTTGCGAAGGCCGCAAAGTAAATTGTGAGTAGTAATAAAACACGTAGCATCATAAACTTCATCGACAAAAGCTGGTCCTGGCCATAAATGAAGAAGAAATTGAGACTTTTTCGGCACTTTATGCCCGATCTAAACTGTCAAAATCATAGGTTTCGTGCTAAATTTTGGGCCAAATATTAATTTACACAGAAACTTTAACAGACAAGGTTGATACGATGAGTCAGGATAACGGACAATTTTCTTTTGTTAACACAGAACATGAAGTCTTAAAATTTTGGGAAGAAAACGATATTTTCCAAAAATCACTTGAGCAAACAAAGGAAAAAGAGCCATATATTTTCTACGATGGCCCTCCATTTGCCACAGGTCTTCCTCACCACGGTCACCTACTTGCTGGAACACTAAAAGATATCGTTCCAAGATATTGGACAATGAAAGGTCGCTACGTTCAAAGAAGATTTGGATGGGATACGCACGGCCTTCCAATTGAGCAAGAAATTAATAAGAAATTAGAAATGACTGCACACGAAGCATTAGAGAAACTTGGTGTTGCTGGTTATAACCAAGAGTGTCGCTCAATTGTTGATCGCTACACAACTGAATGGCGCAAAACTGTTACTCGCCTTGGACGTTGGGTCGACTTCGACAATGACTATAAGACAATGGACCCAACTTTCATGGAATCATGTTGGTGGGTATTTAAATCTCTTTGGGATAAGGACATGGTTTACAAGGG
This sequence is a window from Halobacteriovorax vibrionivorans. Protein-coding genes within it:
- a CDS encoding FecR family protein, which codes for MSMKFMMLRVLLLLTIYFAAFANPELKFKDDRKSLIKWDKLEAKDWLSYESWKEDLRFKESYPLWRDLAKMSGLREEMGRVIKCVGQCTLFRDLGENKVGYRSLIKENDDIETGVDSYLWLMLFDGTLIRMAPESSVSFKEINVLEKEVFFYLRANVGNMLLISRSEEELKMSKKRDTDAVFHPLPINRTNPIVFDKNVSLNEYLFEDDIRYRSRTKFINDLIKKNNKKVMRKSRFFIQSPLFSFEAYSPSFETYVSIGNDSYLKFRDEEQLGYSYKNETNPKVNLRGYANEEFEQLSKGTWYRFSFINRNYFIVEPNDVLLQNELMTKRINGIYYTREIFLERYGQVLFEKLDEVGYARAYGMRLWEEGELDNRIKFLWKHSRQIETTNLAIADRYRKQVLARVGRRDKDVLRKDFYTKAQESYYRAGAMENSRSYFPELNSEKLDLWKKLNGINTKIYPGIRESSQKGTSILDESTN
- a CDS encoding TRAP transporter large permease; amino-acid sequence: MSLITISIAALILALIGVPLFIVLGCVALAAFFHNGIDPSAVSVEIYRLASAPTILTIPLFTFAGYLLAESNAPKRLFRFTNAMLSWMPGGVAIVGLCLCAFFTAFTGASGVTIVALGGLIYPILMGRGHSDKFTMGFITTSGSLGLLFPPSLPIILYGIVAGVDIDQLFKAGIVPGVLLIVGLAIYSILKSGKNNERGKFELSEAIASFKGAFFELLLPIAVLVGIYGGFVTVTEAAAFTAFYILIIECFVYKDLSLTKDVPGIIKDSMTMVGAILIILCCALGLTNFLVDEEVPNQLFTAFSGVLTNKYAFLLFLNVFLLIVGSLMDIFSAIIVVVPLILPLAQQFDIHPIHLAIVFLTNLEIGYITPPVGINLFISSIRFKRPITELYRSALPFLFILLICLAIITYVPAISLLWVQ
- a CDS encoding TRAP transporter TatT component family protein: MCKEKLALLILLFTVVSCSTIKKAATSQMGEMIFESSDAVLVENDWNLFEETISGNIKVLETLYATDRSNVDFIVTLIKGYTGKAFAIDETYYLKDQLQEKMNSVHRSRALSNYTRALSYSALFFKERDFENFDFTKYISSPDEFYKLLEDKLSDSASDVEGVFYTAQALASIINLQRDNMRTVAYLPLAKVMYDWSCEKNPKLGYGACDIFSASYVASRPRGLGGNPMEGKALFEKAIAKWPDNMMVRLAFIQFYAVPMYEKNVYLNQKLEIEKYTRENLESKYWSGGKLEAPEINYNNLFNLIANKRLEIIESLEKEIF
- a CDS encoding TRAP transporter small permease; the protein is MIRKVEKLTDDFISTGLVIVVVTILGFSVASIILRWFNLSFSWIDPLVRHLVFVLAFFGAAMASGKSRHIAIEILPKFLENSGYKKSLFVLNKFISLCTIVGATWLFASGVQFYNVEKEYGRLSSLGVHTSVLVGIIPAGFALIFWRSLLAFLDFREEEHELNNN
- a CDS encoding TRAP transporter substrate-binding protein, which translates into the protein MKNILKIALTLLVTFNLYALTLKVGVLTPEGTNWAKNLKKMAKAIKKETGGKVKVKFYFGGSQGDEPDVLRKIRVGQLHGGVFTAKTLGDINGDIRVLELPFTFYHDRDRVLKAIDDLTPYLNKSVEAKNFVNLGFFDIGMVYFVSKNKIASLDNLQGVKIWSWEGDPLVETILEEMKLVSVPLPLPDVLSSLSTGIIEAAYAPPLAILSMQWNTKVQYLIDFPLSTSVGAFLISNKAFKRISPENQKIVKEVSKRYIDQVKATNEKDNQDSLDLMKQSGVEFVKLSDKDIDLAVKVREATIKKLKGKLFSAKAYELLEKSLEKSKKKN
- a CDS encoding Maf family protein: MKVPIEIKPSDVEEITTRQHPREIVEELAELKGRDIVSLTKDSTPNHYIVASDTLVAIGDKVLGKPKDKADARAMLNELSGKEHEVYTAVYMACGGKERTFSKVSEVKFTDISPEILDLYLEGEEAMDKAGAYGIQGQGLLFVENLSGSYSNVVGFPLSDFIDEMKSFLSDLGYDSSKWREVFQ
- a CDS encoding DUF167 domain-containing protein, producing the protein MERSISISDYLTQLGIHHQVLRDAVDLIIEIDIWAKPGAKVEKLAIADTGHLIVSTQSPPEDGKANAGIMKLVAKKFGVSKGSIELTSGQQSKFKKMAITFVFAHNKDSNYFLEKIKKALA